The following are encoded together in the Meriones unguiculatus strain TT.TT164.6M chromosome 16, Bangor_MerUng_6.1, whole genome shotgun sequence genome:
- the Rab44 gene encoding ras-related protein Rab-44 isoform X6, which yields MEKGKGASRRGRKLASSRRRQAREPADGHDAPAAPGPESWPPGFDAELQAFFRDCGAAERGFVTREDLAEAKFSFLGSEEPQMIFDWVDTGSRGRLSLEEFSSGLKNVFGSGPSTQRLHTKGPLPSHPGSVTFSFPALEEADVEEKEAFLALAGQLGTGRSLSEQTEIWRLWRELRREEPQLAGNLEGFLAKMSSRLQEARADREALEWTLRKRRSDHLQEVRQLYEETEEQIRREKQQLQAQSDSRGMALSAHMQEALEAKEQEAQRLAQGQRELEAQLLHLSSTQQEASWENLQLREAERHLAGQLQEVRGQLQATRGCLGSARGRVPWQTEEEPSDPRENKAPDPQAGPAEEPPLPELFGDSDDWAQLLHSFGERSHRTLRLCWSPPPSPGGSSTPPTPRIVRQISISEAPALQSAQGPASDPEPGTRTPRGVPPGAGDRMGLEDPEGQDEQDGGLKQSADAPDLEAELEAPFFWGLPEAPAGESGNTGVLLPSEVGPSPPVPSPPQSPAASRRQTQAPDLGGRSPWPGPDPAKPPMEGDVLAETLEQGLWSRGASALPEGTTEPSPSLEAAGQAPTERLVQGAARQESPLGGLLEAHCQALSLDGSFTHPQGLGEPSRPEEGNSGARGPQDPGWERAHKAGGPEARDTDTLQQDDLRPEVSQAPAGTEVPAPGKMSPPPRDTALSGAGPAVGASEGAEARLTPAETQAQPGPGSVPAGAEGRPSGPQSPQPGPAGRPEDPRTAASSPGDLAAGQPRADPDYLFHVIFLGDSNVGKTSFLHLLHHDTFATGLTATVGTTASRGSCCARRRGWCSCMTSPPGRASSACGTGSAVCRCGRSGHGPAGKQDGLRGGEAGAYGSRQEAGPGRSRCRKTA from the exons atggagaaaggaaagggagcgTCCAGAAGAGGCCGGAAGCTGGCGTCCAGCCGCCGGAGGCAGGCACGGGAGCCGGCTGATGGCCACGATGCCCCCGCGGCCCCGGGGCCCGAGTCCTGGCCCCCTGGCTTTGATGCGGAGCTGCAGGCCTTCTTCCGGGACTGTGGCGCCGCGGAGAGGGGCTTCGTCACCCGAGAGGACCTGGCG GAGGCCAAGTTCAGCTTCCTGGGTAGCGAGGAGCCGCAGATGATTTTCGACTGGGTGGACACTGGGAGCAGAGGCCGCCTGTCGCTGGAAGAATTCAGTTCTGGACTCA AAAATGTGTTTGGCTCCGGCCCCAGCACCCAGAGGCTCCACACAAAGGGGCCACTGCCCTCTCATCCGGGATCTGTGACCTTCAGCTTCCCTGCCCTTGAGGAGGCCGatgtggaggagaaggaggcctTCCTGGCCCTTGCGGGGCAGTTGGGGACCGGCCGCTCCCTTTCTGA GCAGACAGAGATCTGGAGGCTGTGGCGGGAGTTGCGGCGGGAGGAGCCTCAGCTGGCCGGCAACTTGGAGGGCTTCCTGGCCAAGATGAGCAGCCGCCTGCAGGAGGCCCGGGCGGACCGAGAGGCCCTGGAGTGGACGTTGAGGAA GCGACGCTCTGACCACCTCCAAGAGGTGAGGCAGCTGTATGAGGAGACAGAGGAGCAGATCCGCAGAGAGAAGCAGCAGCTGCAGGCCCAG AGCGATTCCCGGGGCATGGCCCTCAGTGCCCACATGCAGGAGGCCCTGGAGGCCAAGGAGCAAGAGGCACAGCGGCTGGCACAGGGCCAGAGAGAG CTGGAGGCGCAGCTGCTCCACCTCAGCAGCACGCAGCAGGAGGCCAGCTGGGAGAACCTGCAGCTGCGGGAGGCTGAGCGCCACCTGGCTGGGCAGCTGCAAGAGGTGCGGGGGCAGCTGCAGGCAACGCGGGGATGCCTGGGTTCTGCCAGGGGCCGGGTGCCCTGGCAGACAGAGGAAGAGCCAAG CGACCCCAGGGAAAATAAGGCCCCGGACCCTCAGGCTGGGCCCGCTGAGGAGCCCCCACTGCCGGAGCTGTTTGGCGACAGTGACGATTGGGCCCAGCTGCTGCACAGCTTTGGGGAGCGTTCCCACAGAACCCTGCGACTTTGCTGGAGCCCACCTCCAAGCCCTGGGGGCTCCTCCACCCCACCCACGCCCCGGATTGTAAGACAGATCTCCATCTCCGAGGCGCCTGCTCTCCAGTCTGCCCAGGGACCAGCCTCAGACCCAGAGCCTGGGACAAGAACCCCCCGTGGGGTTCCTCCCGGTGCTGGAGACAGAATGGGGCTGGAGGACCCCGAAGGGCAGGATGAACAGGATGGGGGCTTGAAGCAGTCTGCGGATGCCCCTGACCTGGAAGCTGAACTCGAGGCCCCCTTCTTCTGGGGTCTGCCGGAAGCCCCGGCTGGGGAGTCTGGGAACACGGGGGTGCTGCTCCCTTCTGAGGTTGGgccttctcctcctgtgccctctCCTCCTCAGTCCCCGGCTGCATCCAGAAGACAGACCCAGGCCCCAGATCTAGGTGGCAGGAGCCCTTGGCCTGGACCCGACCCCGCCAAGCCGCCCATGGAAGGAGATGTCCTGGCAGAGACCCTGGAACAGGGCTTATGGTCCCGGGGAGCCTCGGCCCTCCCTGAGGGGACCACAGAGCCCTCCCCGAGCCTGGAGGCTGCAGGCCAGGCGCCCACAGAGAGGCTGGTGCAGGGTGCTGCTAGGCAGGAGAGTCCCCTTGGGGGGCTCCTAGAAGCCCACTGCCAGGCCCTTAGTTTGGATGGCTCGTTCACCCACCCCCAGGGTCTGGGAGAGCCGTCCAGGCCTGAGGAAGGAAACTCAGGGGCCAGGGGCCCGCAGGACCCCGGATGGGAGCGAGCCCACAAGGCTGGGGGCCCGGAAGCCAGGGACACAGACACGCTGCAGCAAGATGACCTCCGGCCTGAGGTGTCACAGGCCCCTGCTGGGACTGAGGTCCCTGCTCCTGGCAAAATGTCCCCTCCTCCGAGGGACACTGCCCTCTCAGGGGCCGGGCCAGCCGTGGGAGCCTCAGAGGGTGCCGAAGCCCGCCTCACCCCGGCTGAGACGCAAGCCCAGCCCGGGCCCGGGTCCGTGCCTGCTGGAGCGGAGGGCAGGCCGAGCGGCCCTCAGTCCCCGCAGCCGGGGCCAGCGGGCAGGCCCGAGGACCCGAGAACAGCAGCCTCCTCCCCCGGGGACCTCGCGGCCGGCCAGCCTCGGGCTGACCCCGACTATCTCTTCCACGTCATCTTCTTGGGGGACTCCAACGTAGGCAAGACGTCATTCCTGCACCTGTTACACCACGACACCTTCGCCACGGGGCTCACGGCCACCGTAG GTACCACAGCCTCACGCGGCAGCTGCTGCGCAAGGCGGAGGGGGTGGTGCTCATGTATGACGTCACCTCCCGGGAGAGCTTCGAGCGCGTGCGGTACTGGCTCGGCTGTCTGCAG GTGTGGAAGGAGTGGCCATGGTCCTGCTGGGAAACAAGATGGACTGCGAGGAGGAGAGGCAGGTGCCTACGGAAGCCGGCAGGAGGCTGGCCCAG GTCGCTCAAGATGCAGGAAGACCGCCTGA
- the Rab44 gene encoding ras-related protein Rab-44 isoform X3, translating into MEKGKGASRRGRKLASSRRRQAREPADGHDAPAAPGPESWPPGFDAELQAFFRDCGAAERGFVTREDLAEAKFSFLGSEEPQMIFDWVDTGSRGRLSLEEFSSGLKNVFGSGPSTQRLHTKGPLPSHPGSVTFSFPALEEADVEEKEAFLALAGQLGTGRSLSEQTEIWRLWRELRREEPQLAGNLEGFLAKMSSRLQEARADREALEWTLRKRRSDHLQEVRQLYEETEEQIRREKQQLQAQSDSRGMALSAHMQEALEAKEQEAQRLAQGQRELEAQLLHLSSTQQEASWENLQLREAERHLAGQLQEVRGQLQATRGCLGSARGRVPWQTEEEPSDPRENKAPDPQAGPAEEPPLPELFGDSDDWAQLLHSFGERSHRTLRLCWSPPPSPGGSSTPPTPRIVRQISISEAPALQSAQGPASDPEPGTRTPRGVPPGAGDRMGLEDPEGQDEQDGGLKQSADAPDLEAELEAPFFWGLPEAPAGESGNTGVLLPSEVGPSPPVPSPPQSPAASRRQTQAPDLGGRSPWPGPDPAKPPMEGDVLAETLEQGLWSRGASALPEGTTEPSPSLEAAGQAPTERLVQGAARQESPLGGLLEAHCQALSLDGSFTHPQGLGEPSRPEEGNSGARGPQDPGWERAHKAGGPEARDTDTLQQDDLRPEVSQAPAGTEVPAPGKMSPPPRDTALSGAGPAVGASEGAEARLTPAETQAQPGPGSVPAGAEGRPSGPQSPQPGPAGRPEDPRTAASSPGDLAAGQPRADPDYLFHVIFLGDSNVGKTSFLHLLHHDTFATGLTATVGVDFRVKSLLVDSRTFALQLWDTAGQERYHSLTRQLLRKAEGVVLMYDVTSRESFERVRYWLGCLQVWKEWPWSCWETRWTARRRGRCLRKPAGGWPRSLKMQEDRLKASLVEVPHQPQPKRAGCCR; encoded by the exons atggagaaaggaaagggagcgTCCAGAAGAGGCCGGAAGCTGGCGTCCAGCCGCCGGAGGCAGGCACGGGAGCCGGCTGATGGCCACGATGCCCCCGCGGCCCCGGGGCCCGAGTCCTGGCCCCCTGGCTTTGATGCGGAGCTGCAGGCCTTCTTCCGGGACTGTGGCGCCGCGGAGAGGGGCTTCGTCACCCGAGAGGACCTGGCG GAGGCCAAGTTCAGCTTCCTGGGTAGCGAGGAGCCGCAGATGATTTTCGACTGGGTGGACACTGGGAGCAGAGGCCGCCTGTCGCTGGAAGAATTCAGTTCTGGACTCA AAAATGTGTTTGGCTCCGGCCCCAGCACCCAGAGGCTCCACACAAAGGGGCCACTGCCCTCTCATCCGGGATCTGTGACCTTCAGCTTCCCTGCCCTTGAGGAGGCCGatgtggaggagaaggaggcctTCCTGGCCCTTGCGGGGCAGTTGGGGACCGGCCGCTCCCTTTCTGA GCAGACAGAGATCTGGAGGCTGTGGCGGGAGTTGCGGCGGGAGGAGCCTCAGCTGGCCGGCAACTTGGAGGGCTTCCTGGCCAAGATGAGCAGCCGCCTGCAGGAGGCCCGGGCGGACCGAGAGGCCCTGGAGTGGACGTTGAGGAA GCGACGCTCTGACCACCTCCAAGAGGTGAGGCAGCTGTATGAGGAGACAGAGGAGCAGATCCGCAGAGAGAAGCAGCAGCTGCAGGCCCAG AGCGATTCCCGGGGCATGGCCCTCAGTGCCCACATGCAGGAGGCCCTGGAGGCCAAGGAGCAAGAGGCACAGCGGCTGGCACAGGGCCAGAGAGAG CTGGAGGCGCAGCTGCTCCACCTCAGCAGCACGCAGCAGGAGGCCAGCTGGGAGAACCTGCAGCTGCGGGAGGCTGAGCGCCACCTGGCTGGGCAGCTGCAAGAGGTGCGGGGGCAGCTGCAGGCAACGCGGGGATGCCTGGGTTCTGCCAGGGGCCGGGTGCCCTGGCAGACAGAGGAAGAGCCAAG CGACCCCAGGGAAAATAAGGCCCCGGACCCTCAGGCTGGGCCCGCTGAGGAGCCCCCACTGCCGGAGCTGTTTGGCGACAGTGACGATTGGGCCCAGCTGCTGCACAGCTTTGGGGAGCGTTCCCACAGAACCCTGCGACTTTGCTGGAGCCCACCTCCAAGCCCTGGGGGCTCCTCCACCCCACCCACGCCCCGGATTGTAAGACAGATCTCCATCTCCGAGGCGCCTGCTCTCCAGTCTGCCCAGGGACCAGCCTCAGACCCAGAGCCTGGGACAAGAACCCCCCGTGGGGTTCCTCCCGGTGCTGGAGACAGAATGGGGCTGGAGGACCCCGAAGGGCAGGATGAACAGGATGGGGGCTTGAAGCAGTCTGCGGATGCCCCTGACCTGGAAGCTGAACTCGAGGCCCCCTTCTTCTGGGGTCTGCCGGAAGCCCCGGCTGGGGAGTCTGGGAACACGGGGGTGCTGCTCCCTTCTGAGGTTGGgccttctcctcctgtgccctctCCTCCTCAGTCCCCGGCTGCATCCAGAAGACAGACCCAGGCCCCAGATCTAGGTGGCAGGAGCCCTTGGCCTGGACCCGACCCCGCCAAGCCGCCCATGGAAGGAGATGTCCTGGCAGAGACCCTGGAACAGGGCTTATGGTCCCGGGGAGCCTCGGCCCTCCCTGAGGGGACCACAGAGCCCTCCCCGAGCCTGGAGGCTGCAGGCCAGGCGCCCACAGAGAGGCTGGTGCAGGGTGCTGCTAGGCAGGAGAGTCCCCTTGGGGGGCTCCTAGAAGCCCACTGCCAGGCCCTTAGTTTGGATGGCTCGTTCACCCACCCCCAGGGTCTGGGAGAGCCGTCCAGGCCTGAGGAAGGAAACTCAGGGGCCAGGGGCCCGCAGGACCCCGGATGGGAGCGAGCCCACAAGGCTGGGGGCCCGGAAGCCAGGGACACAGACACGCTGCAGCAAGATGACCTCCGGCCTGAGGTGTCACAGGCCCCTGCTGGGACTGAGGTCCCTGCTCCTGGCAAAATGTCCCCTCCTCCGAGGGACACTGCCCTCTCAGGGGCCGGGCCAGCCGTGGGAGCCTCAGAGGGTGCCGAAGCCCGCCTCACCCCGGCTGAGACGCAAGCCCAGCCCGGGCCCGGGTCCGTGCCTGCTGGAGCGGAGGGCAGGCCGAGCGGCCCTCAGTCCCCGCAGCCGGGGCCAGCGGGCAGGCCCGAGGACCCGAGAACAGCAGCCTCCTCCCCCGGGGACCTCGCGGCCGGCCAGCCTCGGGCTGACCCCGACTATCTCTTCCACGTCATCTTCTTGGGGGACTCCAACGTAGGCAAGACGTCATTCCTGCACCTGTTACACCACGACACCTTCGCCACGGGGCTCACGGCCACCGTAG GGGTGGACTTCCGGGTCAAAAGCCTGCTGGTGGACAGCAGGACCTTCGCGCTGCAGCTGTGGGACACAGCGGGACAGGAGCG GTACCACAGCCTCACGCGGCAGCTGCTGCGCAAGGCGGAGGGGGTGGTGCTCATGTATGACGTCACCTCCCGGGAGAGCTTCGAGCGCGTGCGGTACTGGCTCGGCTGTCTGCAG GTGTGGAAGGAGTGGCCATGGTCCTGCTGGGAAACAAGATGGACTGCGAGGAGGAGAGGCAGGTGCCTACGGAAGCCGGCAGGAGGCTGGCCCAG GTCGCTCAAGATGCAGGAAGACCGCCTGAAGGCCTCGCTGGTGGAAGTGCCCCACCAGCCCCAACCCAAGAGAGCCGGCTGCTGCCGCTGA
- the Rab44 gene encoding ras-related protein Rab-44 isoform X1, producing MEKGKGASRRGRKLASSRRRQAREPADGHDAPAAPGPESWPPGFDAELQAFFRDCGAAERGFVTREDLAEAKFSFLGSEEPQMIFDWVDTGSRGRLSLEEFSSGLKNVFGSGPSTQRLHTKGPLPSHPGSVTFSFPALEEADVEEKEAFLALAGQLGTGRSLSEQTEIWRLWRELRREEPQLAGNLEGFLAKMSSRLQEARADREALEWTLRKRRSDHLQEVRQLYEETEEQIRREKQQLQAQSDSRGMALSAHMQEALEAKEQEAQRLAQGQRELEAQLLHLSSTQQEASWENLQLREAERHLAGQLQEVRGQLQATRGCLGSARGRVPWQTEEEPSDPRENKAPDPQAGPAEEPPLPELFGDSDDWAQLLHSFGERSHRTLRLCWSPPPSPGGSSTPPTPRIVRQISISEAPALQSAQGPASDPEPGTRTPRGVPPGAGDRMGLEDPEGQDEQDGGLKQSADAPDLEAELEAPFFWGLPEAPAGESGNTGVLLPSEVGPSPPVPSPPQSPAASRRQTQAPDLGGRSPWPGPDPAKPPMEGDVLAETLEQGLWSRGASALPEGTTEPSPSLEAAGQAPTERLVQGAARQESPLGGLLEAHCQALSLDGSFTHPQGLGEPSRPEEGNSGARGPQDPGWERAHKAGGPEARDTDTLQQDDLRPEVSQAPAGTEVPAPGKMSPPPRDTALSGAGPAVGASEGAEARLTPAETQAQPGPGSVPAGAEGRPSGPQSPQPGPAGRPEDPRTAASSPGDLAAGQPRADPDYLFHVIFLGDSNVGKTSFLHLLHHDTFATGLTATVGVDFRVKSLLVDSRTFALQLWDTAGQERYHSLTRQLLRKAEGVVLMYDVTSRESFERVRYWLGCLQDAGVEGVAMVLLGNKMDCEEERQVPTEAGRRLAQELGVSFGECSATLGHNILEPMMNLARSLKMQEDRLKASLVEVPHQPQPKRAGCCR from the exons atggagaaaggaaagggagcgTCCAGAAGAGGCCGGAAGCTGGCGTCCAGCCGCCGGAGGCAGGCACGGGAGCCGGCTGATGGCCACGATGCCCCCGCGGCCCCGGGGCCCGAGTCCTGGCCCCCTGGCTTTGATGCGGAGCTGCAGGCCTTCTTCCGGGACTGTGGCGCCGCGGAGAGGGGCTTCGTCACCCGAGAGGACCTGGCG GAGGCCAAGTTCAGCTTCCTGGGTAGCGAGGAGCCGCAGATGATTTTCGACTGGGTGGACACTGGGAGCAGAGGCCGCCTGTCGCTGGAAGAATTCAGTTCTGGACTCA AAAATGTGTTTGGCTCCGGCCCCAGCACCCAGAGGCTCCACACAAAGGGGCCACTGCCCTCTCATCCGGGATCTGTGACCTTCAGCTTCCCTGCCCTTGAGGAGGCCGatgtggaggagaaggaggcctTCCTGGCCCTTGCGGGGCAGTTGGGGACCGGCCGCTCCCTTTCTGA GCAGACAGAGATCTGGAGGCTGTGGCGGGAGTTGCGGCGGGAGGAGCCTCAGCTGGCCGGCAACTTGGAGGGCTTCCTGGCCAAGATGAGCAGCCGCCTGCAGGAGGCCCGGGCGGACCGAGAGGCCCTGGAGTGGACGTTGAGGAA GCGACGCTCTGACCACCTCCAAGAGGTGAGGCAGCTGTATGAGGAGACAGAGGAGCAGATCCGCAGAGAGAAGCAGCAGCTGCAGGCCCAG AGCGATTCCCGGGGCATGGCCCTCAGTGCCCACATGCAGGAGGCCCTGGAGGCCAAGGAGCAAGAGGCACAGCGGCTGGCACAGGGCCAGAGAGAG CTGGAGGCGCAGCTGCTCCACCTCAGCAGCACGCAGCAGGAGGCCAGCTGGGAGAACCTGCAGCTGCGGGAGGCTGAGCGCCACCTGGCTGGGCAGCTGCAAGAGGTGCGGGGGCAGCTGCAGGCAACGCGGGGATGCCTGGGTTCTGCCAGGGGCCGGGTGCCCTGGCAGACAGAGGAAGAGCCAAG CGACCCCAGGGAAAATAAGGCCCCGGACCCTCAGGCTGGGCCCGCTGAGGAGCCCCCACTGCCGGAGCTGTTTGGCGACAGTGACGATTGGGCCCAGCTGCTGCACAGCTTTGGGGAGCGTTCCCACAGAACCCTGCGACTTTGCTGGAGCCCACCTCCAAGCCCTGGGGGCTCCTCCACCCCACCCACGCCCCGGATTGTAAGACAGATCTCCATCTCCGAGGCGCCTGCTCTCCAGTCTGCCCAGGGACCAGCCTCAGACCCAGAGCCTGGGACAAGAACCCCCCGTGGGGTTCCTCCCGGTGCTGGAGACAGAATGGGGCTGGAGGACCCCGAAGGGCAGGATGAACAGGATGGGGGCTTGAAGCAGTCTGCGGATGCCCCTGACCTGGAAGCTGAACTCGAGGCCCCCTTCTTCTGGGGTCTGCCGGAAGCCCCGGCTGGGGAGTCTGGGAACACGGGGGTGCTGCTCCCTTCTGAGGTTGGgccttctcctcctgtgccctctCCTCCTCAGTCCCCGGCTGCATCCAGAAGACAGACCCAGGCCCCAGATCTAGGTGGCAGGAGCCCTTGGCCTGGACCCGACCCCGCCAAGCCGCCCATGGAAGGAGATGTCCTGGCAGAGACCCTGGAACAGGGCTTATGGTCCCGGGGAGCCTCGGCCCTCCCTGAGGGGACCACAGAGCCCTCCCCGAGCCTGGAGGCTGCAGGCCAGGCGCCCACAGAGAGGCTGGTGCAGGGTGCTGCTAGGCAGGAGAGTCCCCTTGGGGGGCTCCTAGAAGCCCACTGCCAGGCCCTTAGTTTGGATGGCTCGTTCACCCACCCCCAGGGTCTGGGAGAGCCGTCCAGGCCTGAGGAAGGAAACTCAGGGGCCAGGGGCCCGCAGGACCCCGGATGGGAGCGAGCCCACAAGGCTGGGGGCCCGGAAGCCAGGGACACAGACACGCTGCAGCAAGATGACCTCCGGCCTGAGGTGTCACAGGCCCCTGCTGGGACTGAGGTCCCTGCTCCTGGCAAAATGTCCCCTCCTCCGAGGGACACTGCCCTCTCAGGGGCCGGGCCAGCCGTGGGAGCCTCAGAGGGTGCCGAAGCCCGCCTCACCCCGGCTGAGACGCAAGCCCAGCCCGGGCCCGGGTCCGTGCCTGCTGGAGCGGAGGGCAGGCCGAGCGGCCCTCAGTCCCCGCAGCCGGGGCCAGCGGGCAGGCCCGAGGACCCGAGAACAGCAGCCTCCTCCCCCGGGGACCTCGCGGCCGGCCAGCCTCGGGCTGACCCCGACTATCTCTTCCACGTCATCTTCTTGGGGGACTCCAACGTAGGCAAGACGTCATTCCTGCACCTGTTACACCACGACACCTTCGCCACGGGGCTCACGGCCACCGTAG GGGTGGACTTCCGGGTCAAAAGCCTGCTGGTGGACAGCAGGACCTTCGCGCTGCAGCTGTGGGACACAGCGGGACAGGAGCG GTACCACAGCCTCACGCGGCAGCTGCTGCGCAAGGCGGAGGGGGTGGTGCTCATGTATGACGTCACCTCCCGGGAGAGCTTCGAGCGCGTGCGGTACTGGCTCGGCTGTCTGCAG GATGCAGGTGTGGAAGGAGTGGCCATGGTCCTGCTGGGAAACAAGATGGACTGCGAGGAGGAGAGGCAGGTGCCTACGGAAGCCGGCAGGAGGCTGGCCCAG GAGCTGGGGGTCTCCTTTGGTGAGTGCAGTGCCACCCTGGGTCACAACATCCTGGAGCCCATGATGAACCTGGCTAG GTCGCTCAAGATGCAGGAAGACCGCCTGAAGGCCTCGCTGGTGGAAGTGCCCCACCAGCCCCAACCCAAGAGAGCCGGCTGCTGCCGCTGA